The genomic region GCGCTGCGCTGGATACGTCTGCCAGCCGTACAAATAACAAAAACACATACCAACAGCTCGGCTTCCCTGCCACCTGCAAGCCATCGAGAGCAGACCATCGACCTTCGACCCCAAGCTGGCAATAGCCCTTGCGTACTGAATTTTGAGCAGCGCATCCGGGCTTGCTACCCGGAACGCGTCAGTGGCGACCAAATATTGACAACGAACCATGCTCATCTATGGCTGCTGGCAGTAGTGGATGGCTGTGGCCATGGTCCAGGGGCCCACGCGGTGGCTCATGCCGTAGTGGAGGGGATGCAGCAGCGTTTCGAGCAGTTGGCCGCTGAACTCTCCACCATTGATGCCACAGAAACAAACCTGGCCCCAGCCTGTCCGGCTGAGCAGTGGTTAAGCGAGCTGCTGCGCACGGCCCATCAACTCGCCTGCGGCAGCCGAGGGGCAGCCATCGGCCTCTCCTTAATTGATACCCAACGCTGGGAGATGTGGTTCAGCGGCATCGGCAACACTCGCATACTGCAATTCAAGCCGCGGGGATGGACCGGAGTAAGTCGAGATGGGCAGCTTGGTGATCGCTTCCCCACGCCGA from Cyanobium sp. Tous-M-B4 harbors:
- a CDS encoding ATP-binding SpoIIE family protein phosphatase, whose product is MQRKDYYPSLSSLDRSSLGTVIAELGTNILKYGEQGIIRISEVEDGLRIGILIEAIDKGPGIPDLDRALEDHFSTGNSLGLGLPAVKRMSDDLAIVSSPGKGTEVRALRWIRLPAVQITKTHTNSSASLPPASHREQTIDLRPQAGNSPCVLNFEQRIRACYPERVSGDQILTTNHAHLWLLAVVDGCGHGPGAHAVAHAVVEGMQQRFEQLAAELSTIDATETNLAPACPAEQWLSELLRTAHQLACGSRGAAIGLSLIDTQRWEMWFSGIGNTRILQFKPRGWTGVSRDGQLGDRFPTPMVQHFPLNRGDTVVQFSDGLRESQVRQLRQNTDPKLPIAALADLLMSQALRSDDASVLVMGCQA